The Camelus dromedarius isolate mCamDro1 chromosome 8, mCamDro1.pat, whole genome shotgun sequence genome includes a window with the following:
- the AS3MT gene encoding arsenite methyltransferase isoform X3, translating into MTLSPAGPEHQVQTGDRTAPSVALRRRWGPDPAGRGRPAQRRGSGLPAPGRGLGSTGLAAAGDPSPRVRRPRRRQYYGCGLVIPECLENCWILDLGSGSGRDCYALSQLVGEKGHVTGIDMTEGQVEVAKKYMNYHMEKYGFRAPNVTFIYGYIEKLGEAGIKNESYDIVISNCVINLVPDKQRVLQEVYRVLKHGGELYFSDVYASLELPEEIRTHKILWGDCRFVSATFRLFKLPMTGPTERCQVTYNGGITGHEKGLVFDANFTFKKGETVEVDEETAAILKNSRFAQDFLIRPIGEKLPTRGGCTALQAKDIITDPFQLAEESDHMKSRCPPDAAGGCCDTKKCCKNYN; encoded by the exons ATGACACTGAGCCCAGCAGGGCCAGAGCATCAGGTACAGACAGGTGACAGGACTGCGCCGAGCGTCGCGCTGAGGCGGCGGTGGGGTCCCGacccggcggggcggggccggccaGCTCAGCGGCGGGGATCAGGCCTGCCTGCcccggggcggggcctcgggagcACCGGGCTGGCTGCGGCGGGGGACCCAAGTCCTAGAGTCCGGAGACCGAGGAGGAGACA GTATTATGGCTGTGGTCTGGTCATCCCTGAGTGTCTGGAAAACTGCTGGATTTTGGACCTGGGTAGTGGAAGTGGCCGAGATTGCTATGCACTTAGTCAGCTGGTTGGTGAAAAGGGACATGTCACTGGAATAGACATGACAGAAGGTCAG gtAGAAGTGGCTAAGAAGTACATGAACTATCACATGGAAAAATACGGCTTCCGGGCACCCAATGTGACTTTCATTTATGGCTACATAGAGAAATTGGGAGAGGCTGGAATCAAGAATGAGAGTTATGATATTGTTAT atcaAACTGTGTCATTAACCTTGTACCTGACAAACAACGAGTGCTGCAGGAGGTGTATCGAGTACTAAAG CATGGAGGAGAGCTGTATTTCAGTGACGTCTATGCTAGCCTTGAATTGCCAGAGGAAATCAGGACACACAAAATATTATGGG GTGACTGTCGTTTTGTTTCTGCAACATTTCGCCTCTTCAAGCTCCCTATGACAGGACCAACTGAAAGATGCCAAGTTACTTACAATGGAGGAATCACAGGACATGAAAAAGGACTGGTATTTGATGCGAATTTCACATTTAAG AAAGGTGAAACTGTTGAAGTAGATGAAGAAACAGCAGCTATCTTGAAGAATTCACGATTTGCCCAAGATTTTCTGATCAGACCAATTGGAGAGAAGTTGCCAACACGTGGAGGCTGCACTGCTTTACAAGCAAAG GATATAATCACAGATCCATTCCAGCTTGCAGAAGAGTCTGACCATATGAAGTCCAGGTGTCCCCCTGATGCTGCTGGCGGCTGCTGTGACACAAAGAAATGCTGCAAAAACTACAACTGA
- the AS3MT gene encoding arsenite methyltransferase isoform X1, with product MTLSPAGPEHQVQTGDRTAPSVALRRRWGPDPAGRGRPAQRRGSGLPAPGRGLGSTGLAAAGDPSPRVRRPRRRQYYGCGLVIPECLENCWILDLGSGSGRDCYALSQLVGEKGHVTGIDMTEGQVEVAKKYMNYHMEKYGFRAPNVTFIYGYIEKLGEAGIKNESYDIVISNCVINLVPDKQRVLQEVYRVLKHGGELYFSDVYASLELPEEIRTHKILWGECLGGALYWKDLAILAQNVGFCPPRLVTANLITVQNKELESVIGDCRFVSATFRLFKLPMTGPTERCQVTYNGGITGHEKGLVFDANFTFKKGETVEVDEETAAILKNSRFAQDFLIRPIGEKLPTRGGCTALQAKDIITDPFQLAEESDHMKSRCPPDAAGGCCDTKKCCKNYN from the exons ATGACACTGAGCCCAGCAGGGCCAGAGCATCAGGTACAGACAGGTGACAGGACTGCGCCGAGCGTCGCGCTGAGGCGGCGGTGGGGTCCCGacccggcggggcggggccggccaGCTCAGCGGCGGGGATCAGGCCTGCCTGCcccggggcggggcctcgggagcACCGGGCTGGCTGCGGCGGGGGACCCAAGTCCTAGAGTCCGGAGACCGAGGAGGAGACA GTATTATGGCTGTGGTCTGGTCATCCCTGAGTGTCTGGAAAACTGCTGGATTTTGGACCTGGGTAGTGGAAGTGGCCGAGATTGCTATGCACTTAGTCAGCTGGTTGGTGAAAAGGGACATGTCACTGGAATAGACATGACAGAAGGTCAG gtAGAAGTGGCTAAGAAGTACATGAACTATCACATGGAAAAATACGGCTTCCGGGCACCCAATGTGACTTTCATTTATGGCTACATAGAGAAATTGGGAGAGGCTGGAATCAAGAATGAGAGTTATGATATTGTTAT atcaAACTGTGTCATTAACCTTGTACCTGACAAACAACGAGTGCTGCAGGAGGTGTATCGAGTACTAAAG CATGGAGGAGAGCTGTATTTCAGTGACGTCTATGCTAGCCTTGAATTGCCAGAGGAAATCAGGACACACAAAATATTATGGG gtGAGTGCCTGGGTGGCGCTTTGTACTGGAAGGACCTTGCTATCCTTGCCCAAAACGTTGGCTTCTGCCCTCCACGTTTGGTCACTGCCAATCTCATTACAGTTCAAAATAAGGAACTAGAAAGTGTGATCG GTGACTGTCGTTTTGTTTCTGCAACATTTCGCCTCTTCAAGCTCCCTATGACAGGACCAACTGAAAGATGCCAAGTTACTTACAATGGAGGAATCACAGGACATGAAAAAGGACTGGTATTTGATGCGAATTTCACATTTAAG AAAGGTGAAACTGTTGAAGTAGATGAAGAAACAGCAGCTATCTTGAAGAATTCACGATTTGCCCAAGATTTTCTGATCAGACCAATTGGAGAGAAGTTGCCAACACGTGGAGGCTGCACTGCTTTACAAGCAAAG GATATAATCACAGATCCATTCCAGCTTGCAGAAGAGTCTGACCATATGAAGTCCAGGTGTCCCCCTGATGCTGCTGGCGGCTGCTGTGACACAAAGAAATGCTGCAAAAACTACAACTGA
- the AS3MT gene encoding arsenite methyltransferase isoform X2 yields the protein MATQREAEIRKDVQTYYGQVLRKSADLQTNACVTAAGPVPRHIREALKNVHEEVSLRYYGCGLVIPECLENCWILDLGSGSGRDCYALSQLVGEKGHVTGIDMTEGQVEVAKKYMNYHMEKYGFRAPNVTFIYGYIEKLGEAGIKNESYDIVISNCVINLVPDKQRVLQEVYRVLKHGGELYFSDVYASLELPEEIRTHKILWGECLGGALYWKDLAILAQNVGFCPPRLVTANLITVQNKELESVIGDCRFVSATFRLFKLPMTGPTERCQVTYNGGITGHEKGLVFDANFTFKKGETVEVDEETAAILKNSRFAQDFLIRPIGEKLPTRGGCTALQAKDIITDPFQLAEESDHMKSRCPPDAAGGCCDTKKCCKNYN from the exons A TGGCCACCCAGCGCGAGGCTGAGATCCGGAAGGATGTGCAG ACCTACTACGGGCAGGTGCTGAGGAAATCAGCGGACCTCCAGACCAATGCCTGTGTCACTGCAGCCGGGCCGGTCCCCAGGCACATCCGGGAAGCTCTGAAAAATGTACACGAGGAAGTATCCTTGAG GTATTATGGCTGTGGTCTGGTCATCCCTGAGTGTCTGGAAAACTGCTGGATTTTGGACCTGGGTAGTGGAAGTGGCCGAGATTGCTATGCACTTAGTCAGCTGGTTGGTGAAAAGGGACATGTCACTGGAATAGACATGACAGAAGGTCAG gtAGAAGTGGCTAAGAAGTACATGAACTATCACATGGAAAAATACGGCTTCCGGGCACCCAATGTGACTTTCATTTATGGCTACATAGAGAAATTGGGAGAGGCTGGAATCAAGAATGAGAGTTATGATATTGTTAT atcaAACTGTGTCATTAACCTTGTACCTGACAAACAACGAGTGCTGCAGGAGGTGTATCGAGTACTAAAG CATGGAGGAGAGCTGTATTTCAGTGACGTCTATGCTAGCCTTGAATTGCCAGAGGAAATCAGGACACACAAAATATTATGGG gtGAGTGCCTGGGTGGCGCTTTGTACTGGAAGGACCTTGCTATCCTTGCCCAAAACGTTGGCTTCTGCCCTCCACGTTTGGTCACTGCCAATCTCATTACAGTTCAAAATAAGGAACTAGAAAGTGTGATCG GTGACTGTCGTTTTGTTTCTGCAACATTTCGCCTCTTCAAGCTCCCTATGACAGGACCAACTGAAAGATGCCAAGTTACTTACAATGGAGGAATCACAGGACATGAAAAAGGACTGGTATTTGATGCGAATTTCACATTTAAG AAAGGTGAAACTGTTGAAGTAGATGAAGAAACAGCAGCTATCTTGAAGAATTCACGATTTGCCCAAGATTTTCTGATCAGACCAATTGGAGAGAAGTTGCCAACACGTGGAGGCTGCACTGCTTTACAAGCAAAG GATATAATCACAGATCCATTCCAGCTTGCAGAAGAGTCTGACCATATGAAGTCCAGGTGTCCCCCTGATGCTGCTGGCGGCTGCTGTGACACAAAGAAATGCTGCAAAAACTACAACTGA